The stretch of DNA ATGTTTGCGCCAACTTTTGAGGCGATTTCAGAAAATCACCCTGAGATTGTGTTCGGAAAAGTAGACACCGAAGCAGAAAAATCACTGGCAGCCGCTGCTGGAATTCAGTCAATTCCTACTCTGATGATTTTCCGAGACAGCATTCTGCTTTTCTCGCAACCAGGAGCATTGCCGCCGGCGGCCCTGGAAGACCTAGTCGGTCAAGTCAAAGCCCTAGATATGACAGAGGTACACAGGGAATTAGAAAAGATGCAAAACAATGTTGAAAACAATTAATTACGACGCAGTTAGTTTTGAGCTCAACGCAACTGTTAATCTGTCTTCTTCCTAAGATTTCTGGTTGGGAATATCCAACTCGAGAAAATACTTCCAGCTCCAATTATTAGACCAAAAAACATGACTTCGTAGCTAGAAGTAATCCATCCCGCAACCACTGGTAAAAATGTCACCCCACCAACTACGGCAGTCGCTACAACTCGGGCAGCAAAAGTCCAGCGTCGTGCAAACAGACGGATAATTAAGGCGTTCAAGGCAAATACGAGTTGAATCCATAAAGTCCACCAAGGCACGTTCTTTTCAAGAGGAATTTCACGGACAACTTGGTGGACACCACCGGAAGTGTTTGCGCCGACCAATTTGATGGTTGCTTTGGAACCTGTGTCGAACTTTTTTATCTCATTCAAAGTTGTATCTGAGAGTTGAATTTGACCATCGGAGCCTGCTGAAACACCATCAAGCTCTCTGGTCCCAACGAGGCGTATATTGTGACCCCCGTCTTCGAGCAAGCTCAAAGGCAGATTTCCCGAAATAGCGACTTTGCCGTCTTCTCCCACCACAGCTGAACCAAAGATGATGGGACTAGTCGTCACAGCCAAATAGACCACACTGCCTGGCTTGTATGTGGCAACTTGGGCTTCCACCTTTAACCAATTTGTTGCCGCGCCCAGGTTCAAAGAACCAACGGTTACTGGTTTAGCCAAATCACTAGCTGCAAAAACGTCAACTGCGTCCTGAGTGGTTGGCCCGCTGAGAATTTGGTTTTTGGTTGGTTGAGAAGTTGGTTGGGCACTGGTTATCTGGGCAAAATCTGTTGCGTTTCTATCGGTAGATTCCTTGATCGCGGCTGCGATTGCGACAGGATCTCCAATTTGTCCAGGTGTTATGACAAATTGACCTGTGGTTCTTGCCCCAATGATTTCTATTCGTGTGGAAACGCCCGGAGCAAATCCTGACAGGGCTTCTTCTTTGATGGATTCGATGCTTCTAGTTGCTTCGTTTCCTGAAATGTTTCCTGTCTTTCCAGGAATTACACCTTTTCCTGTATCCACCGTATCTACAGAGTTGGATGTTCTGACCGGTGCACCTGATGCAACTGGGGAACCAATTTTAGGCTCCTCAGTTTTAGGTACAGGCAAAGTTAAAACAGGTGCCGGAGTTGATCTAGCTGTCGGTGGTACTAAGTTCGCAGGGATGGGTGCAGTGGGAACAATGGGCGCTGGCGGAACATTAATTATGCGAGGTGCAACCGGTGTCTGTTGTTGAACATAAATAATGTTGAAAGTAATGGTGACTGTGTTGCTCATAG from Aurantimicrobium sp. MWH-Uga1 encodes:
- the trxA gene encoding thioredoxin; this translates as MASVELTAENFDSTIMGNDIVVVDFWAEWCGPCKMFAPTFEAISENHPEIVFGKVDTEAEKSLAAAAGIQSIPTLMIFRDSILLFSQPGALPPAALEDLVGQVKALDMTEVHRELEKMQNNVENN